A single region of the Streptomyces sp. NBC_00425 genome encodes:
- a CDS encoding DUF4389 domain-containing protein yields MNPVAGSPVRIEAFLDPRLSRWLWLVKWLLAIPHYIVLFFLWIAFFFVTVVAFFAILFTGRYPRSLFDFNVGVLRWNWRVGYYAHAALGTDRYPPFTLAEVSDYPAHLDVAYPERLSRGLVLVKWWLLVIPQYIVVAMFVGDWGWSWGEMDRWHGGGLLYFLSFVAVVILAFTGRYPVHLFDLLLGLARWVARVAVYAALMTDVYPPFRLDMGPQETSPPLTKSWASGSDGSGSGSGGSRP; encoded by the coding sequence ATGAATCCGGTCGCCGGGTCACCTGTGCGGATCGAGGCGTTCCTCGACCCTCGGTTGTCCAGATGGCTGTGGCTGGTGAAGTGGCTTCTCGCCATCCCGCACTACATCGTGCTGTTCTTCCTGTGGATCGCGTTCTTCTTCGTGACCGTCGTGGCGTTCTTCGCCATCCTGTTCACGGGCCGGTATCCCCGGTCGCTCTTCGACTTCAATGTCGGCGTGCTGCGCTGGAACTGGCGTGTCGGCTACTACGCCCACGCCGCGCTCGGCACCGACCGGTATCCGCCGTTCACCCTGGCCGAGGTGAGCGACTACCCGGCGCATCTCGACGTCGCCTACCCCGAGCGCCTGTCCCGGGGCCTGGTCCTGGTGAAGTGGTGGCTGCTGGTGATCCCGCAGTACATCGTCGTGGCGATGTTCGTCGGCGACTGGGGGTGGAGCTGGGGCGAGATGGACCGGTGGCACGGCGGCGGCCTGCTCTACTTCCTCTCGTTCGTCGCCGTGGTCATCCTGGCGTTCACCGGCCGCTATCCGGTCCACCTCTTCGACCTCCTGCTCGGCCTGGCCCGCTGGGTCGCGCGGGTGGCGGTCTACGCGGCGCTGATGACCGACGTGTATCCGCCGTTCCGGCTCGACATGGGCCCGCAGGAGACCTCTCCGCCGCTGACGAAGTCCTGGGCGAGCGGCTCCGACGGCTCCGGCTCCGGCTCCGGCGGCTCCAGACCGTGA